One stretch of Penaeus chinensis breed Huanghai No. 1 chromosome 27, ASM1920278v2, whole genome shotgun sequence DNA includes these proteins:
- the LOC125039270 gene encoding gastrula zinc finger protein XlCGF71.1-like, with protein MTMSILADWMPLAPLTDEEFYGTGVSIKKELSEDISEDTCIEIKEEQFDYAEKPFSCEICNKAFSKKKTLVQHMRVHTKEKPFSCEICSKAFSDKGTLVKQLRVHTKEKPYSCEICRNTFSQKGSLERHMEVHTKEKPFSCEICSKAFSVKDTLIKHIRYSSRAHESTYKGEAIQLLHEEIIWLEIREYIQKEKP; from the exons ATGACGATGAGTATCCTCGCCGACTGGATGCCTTTGGCCCCACTCACGGACGAGGAATTTTATGGCACAGGAGTCAGTATCAAAAAAGAGCTCAGCGAAGATATTTCCGAGGATACTTGTATTGAAATTAAGGAAGAACAATTTGATTAtgcag agaagccattcagctgtgagatttgcaatAAGGCTTTCTCTAAGAAAAAAACTCTAGTAcagcacatgagagtacatacaaaagaGAAGCCATTCAGTtgtgagatttgcagcaaggcCTTCTCTGATAAAGGTACTCTAGTAAAGCAACTGAGAGTGCATACAAAGGAGAAACCatacagctgtgagatttgcaggAATACCTTCTCTCAGAAAGGCAGTCTAGAAAGGCACATGGAAgtccatacaaaggagaagccattcagttgtgagatttgcagcaaggcCTTCTCTGTGAAAGATACTCTAATAAAGCACataaga TACTCTAGTAgggcacatgagagtacatacaaaggagaagccattcagctTCTCCACGAAGAAATAATTTGGTTAGAGATACGAGAGTACATACAAAAGGAGAAGCCATAA